Genomic window (Neorickettsia findlayensis):
CCTACGTGAAAGTGAAGTTGTTCGGATCGTTGGTAAGTGGCTTACACCGGCATTGATACTGGGAATACTAGTGATAGTAATCGCTGGGATATCATCAAATCAGGTAATGTCGGACGCTACGCTTACTGGATTTTCTTCGTTTACATTTGCAGCCCTCGAAGGCTACCAAACAATGGATGCCTGCGCAGCGATTTTTTTCGCAAAAATCATACTGGATTACTTTAAAAAGGAAGTACCAGAAAGTGATATTTTAAATTATTCTTTACTCTCCTCGATATTCGGCTTTTTCCTTTTAGGAATTGTATACGCGGCACTGCTTTTCCTGGGCGCGAAGTATGCCATCAATCTTAACGAAATACCGAAGGCAAACTTGTTCAATTCTTTAACATGTTTGGTTGTAGGTAAAGCGTCATCAGTGGTAGTGTCATTTACCGTCTTTTTTGCTTGTCTTACAACTGTGATTGCATTAGTACAATTAGTATCAAAATGGCTTACAGAACACGCCGGCATCGACTTTAAACTATCTGTTTGCGGAACTGTCGTTTGTAGCATGATTTCTGCTTCGTTCGGATTTCAGACTTTGACGACCCTTCTGATAAGTATTTTGAGCCTACTTTATCCTGCCCTTATTGTGCTTATCTTGTGTAATTTAGCTTCTGGCTATTGTCAGCACATGCGTAAATATTCTCCTGTGATCTTTTGGCTTGCGGCAGCGATCAGTACATATATGGCCGCAGGATTATGACGTGAACAAATGGGATGATAAGAAATATCAAAGATGACGCTTGATATTTCACCGTGGAAGATATTATCATAACGCCTACCAGTAACTTCAACAATGGGTGGTCTTTGCGCACCGGAAAGCAAACTACTTTTCCTGTAGTGGGGGAGATGCCTTTGTCGTTTTATCTGTGACTTTGCGTTTTTGGGTAAACATATGGGAAATATTCTTCCGTGGCTGATAGCGACTTTATTCTTCATGTACCAGTACATACTTCGTGTTCTGCCAAATGTCATAGTTGATGACATAATGATGAAGT
Coding sequences:
- a CDS encoding branched-chain amino acid transport system II carrier protein; the encoded protein is MPISKPIQVAIASLTIFAIFFGAGNLIYPTFVGLETRSNFMYGFLGFASTGIFLPLLGLISMIKIGCKTDEFFALAGKKVSTILVVLILLLLGPLGGIPRCIIVSFEALKIMSSSIRLIHFNFLFGTLTFLLVLRESEVVRIVGKWLTPALILGILVIVIAGISSNQVMSDATLTGFSSFTFAALEGYQTMDACAAIFFAKIILDYFKKEVPESDILNYSLLSSIFGFFLLGIVYAALLFLGAKYAINLNEIPKANLFNSLTCLVVGKASSVVVSFTVFFACLTTVIALVQLVSKWLTEHAGIDFKLSVCGTVVCSMISASFGFQTLTTLLISILSLLYPALIVLILCNLASGYCQHMRKYSPVIFWLAAAISTYMAAGL